The following are encoded together in the Syngnathus scovelli strain Florida chromosome 12, RoL_Ssco_1.2, whole genome shotgun sequence genome:
- the znhit2 gene encoding zinc finger HIT domain-containing protein 2: protein MNPIMRRTLPPSVRNLLTDIGPKDEWSDEEENASAVSRDGILLPGRGASSGQEEFITQASAGGKNSKVCMLCKCKPACYTCPRCNLHYCGVACYRSPDHSMCSEGFYKQSVLEELGNIGEADQEGKKKMHEILLRLRQKAQVTNGGMESVLREAGMEQDGNIEAMDLLSRLAELQESGADSAGEMEDILRSLEEIGGQEDDEEPSESVARHLSELDLDKFSEEELWALLDNREKEKFTGLLREGTLAGLIPVWRPWWEEHDQVGRALVEVLDEEVQNPHQKVKKTKSKNEMASLVVSGVPAIFAKIPKLSSLCSNPSPLVCYSVINTLYCYTFTLQLFNGDADSLLFEFCDTMLTLSEALSSSKVFNSVQEAVHSGEAIILGGGYLNKQESRATDLAVEATAHVLTGKDKDNVAGYILAALSQLRSAFSQARASLSKGGEEGARRQKYFLASKKCEFFQAWTLDHSCGTRGLALELWNEYSRRECRRKNAEQTKTLVEETFKKGNRKSNSMLIQELK from the coding sequence GACAGATATCGGTCCAAAGGACGAGTGGTCGGATGAAGAAGAGAATGCTTCGGCGGTCAGCAGGGATGGGATCCTGCTCCCCGGCAGAGGAGCTTCTTCTGGACAAGAAGAGTTCATCACTCAAGCTTCAGCCGGTGGGAAGAACTCCAAAGTGTGCATGCTGTGCAAGTGCAAACCTGCGTGCTACACTTGCCCTCGGTGCAACTTACATTACTGCGGTGTGGCTTGCTACCGCAGCCCGGATCACTCTATGTGTTCAGAGGGGTTCTACAAGCAGTCCGTTCTTGAGGAGTTGGGAAACATAGGGGAGGCAGACCAAGAGGGGAAGAAGAAAATGCATGAGATTCTGCTCAGACTGAGACAAAAAGCCCAAGTGACAAACGGAGGAATGGAAAGCGTGTTAAGAGAAGCCGGAATGGAGCAAGACGGCAACATTGAGGCTATGGACCTGCTTTCCAGATTAGCCGAGCTTCAGGAATCGGGAGCGGATAGTGCGGGGGAGATGGAGGACATCTTGAGATCACTGGAAGAGATTGGAGGCCAGGAAGACGATGAGGAGCCGTCAGAAAGCGTGGCCCGACATCTGTCAGAGCTTGATCTTGACAAGTTCTCCGAAGAGGAGCTGTGGGCGCTCCTTGACAACCGTGAGAAGGAGAAGTTTACTGGTCTGCTGAGGGAGGGCACTCTTGCCGGCTTGATCCCAGTGTGGAGGCCGTGGTGGGAGGAACACGACCAGGTAGGGAGAGCACTGGTGGAGGTACTGGATGAGGAGGTTCAGAATCCAcatcaaaaagtgaaaaagactAAGAGCAAGAATGAAATGGCAAGTTTGGTGGTCTCTGGTGTCCCTGCCATTTTTGCTAAGATCCCCAAACTAAGCTCCTTATGTTCCAATCCATCTCCATTGGTCTGCTACAGTGTGATCAACACTCTTTATTGCTATACGTTCACATTGCAGCTCTTCAACGGTGACGCCGATTCGCTCCTGTTTGAATTCTGTGACACGATGCTCACCTTGTCGGAGGCGCTGAGCTCCAGCAAGGTTTTTAACTCTGTCCAAGAGGCCGTACACAGCGGAGAGGCTATCATCTTAGGAGGAGGCTACCTCAACAAACAAGAATCCCGCGCCACCGACTTGGCAGTAGAAGCCACCGCTCACGTCCTGACAGGTAAAGACAAAGATAACGTCGCGGGATACATCCTGGCGGCCTTGAGTCAGCTACGGTCAGCGTTCTCCCAAGCCAGAGCCTCTCTCTCCAAAGGGGGAGAAGAAGGCGCAAGGAGACAGAAATACTTCCTGGCTTCCAAGAAGTGTGAATTCTTTCAAGCCTGGACGCTGGATCATTCGTGTGGCACACGCGGGCTGGCTCTAGAGCTGTGGAACGAGTACAGTCGACGAGAGTGCCGAAGGAAAAATGCGGAACAAACAAAGACGCTCGTTGAGGAGACCTTTAAAAAAGGAAATAGGAAAAGCAATAGTATGTTGATCCAGGAattgaaataa